One window of Klebsiella quasivariicola genomic DNA carries:
- a CDS encoding FecCD family ABC transporter permease, with the protein MPPAIAHRLLVMTLLLVSLTLFATTLGAMRLPLINLLPSGDEVLRHIWLTIRLPRVLLALLVGAALALSGCVMQGLFRNPLADPGLLGISSGAALAVASWLVLPFSAAGLIALYMPMLAAFIGSLAVMVVIFILSRAEEGSLSRLLLVGIAINALCGALVGVLSWLSNDAQLRQLSLWGMGSLGQAEWPTLLVAATLIIPAALAVWWMASRLNLLQLGDEEAHYLGVNVRALQRWLLLCSAVLVAAAVAISGVIGFIGLVVPHLMRLWLGPDHRGLIPGSLLAGAILLLLADTLARTVAAPAEIPVGLLTSLLGAPWFLWLVFRRENSRHG; encoded by the coding sequence ATGCCCCCTGCCATCGCCCACCGTTTGCTGGTGATGACCCTGCTGCTGGTCTCCCTGACGCTGTTCGCCACCACCCTCGGCGCCATGCGCTTGCCGCTGATCAACCTGCTGCCTTCCGGGGATGAGGTGCTGCGCCACATCTGGCTGACCATCCGGCTGCCGCGGGTGCTGCTGGCCCTGCTGGTGGGCGCGGCGCTGGCCCTCTCCGGCTGCGTGATGCAGGGGCTGTTTCGCAACCCGCTTGCCGACCCGGGTCTGCTGGGCATCAGCAGCGGCGCCGCGCTGGCGGTGGCCAGCTGGCTGGTGCTCCCGTTCTCCGCTGCGGGGCTGATCGCCCTGTATATGCCGATGCTGGCGGCGTTTATTGGCAGCCTGGCGGTGATGGTGGTGATTTTCATCCTCAGTCGGGCGGAGGAGGGTTCGCTGTCGCGCCTGCTGCTGGTGGGGATCGCCATCAACGCGCTGTGCGGCGCGCTGGTCGGCGTCCTGTCCTGGCTGAGCAATGACGCCCAGCTGCGCCAGCTGTCGCTGTGGGGAATGGGCAGTCTGGGCCAGGCCGAATGGCCGACGCTGCTGGTGGCCGCGACCTTGATTATCCCGGCGGCGCTGGCGGTGTGGTGGATGGCATCCCGCCTCAATCTGCTGCAGCTTGGCGATGAAGAGGCGCACTATCTCGGGGTCAACGTGCGGGCGCTCCAGCGCTGGCTGCTGCTGTGCAGCGCGGTGCTGGTGGCCGCCGCGGTGGCCATCAGCGGAGTCATCGGCTTTATCGGCCTGGTGGTGCCGCACCTGATGCGCCTGTGGCTGGGACCGGACCATCGCGGACTGATCCCCGGCTCGCTGCTGGCCGGCGCGATCCTGCTTCTGCTGGCCGACACCCTGGCCCGCACCGTGGCGGCGCCGGCGGAGATACCGGTCGGTCTGCTCACCAGCCTGCTGGGCGCCCCCTGGTTTCTGTGGCTGGTCTTTCGTCGGGAGAACTCCAGACATGGTTAA
- a CDS encoding hemin ABC transporter substrate-binding protein: MMRWLLLLIVFPLLSHAAVERLVTLGGDVTEIVYALGAEQSLVARDSTSTWPVAAQKLPDVGYLRQLNAEGILALRPQLVLASAQAQPSLVLHKIQARGVKVVNVPGGESLSAIDNKVAVIADALDKTTAGDALRQQLQQQIAAIPTRPAAKRVLFILSHGGMNTLVAGQHTAADGAIRAAGLQNAMQGFDHYRAMSQEGVAASQADLVVISADGLKGMGGEAGLWKLPGLAQTPAGRHKQLLTIDDMALLGFAPRTPQAIIALRNKAEQLP, from the coding sequence ATGATGCGCTGGTTACTGCTTCTCATCGTCTTCCCGTTGCTGAGCCACGCCGCCGTTGAGCGGCTCGTCACCCTCGGCGGAGATGTCACTGAGATCGTCTATGCTCTCGGCGCGGAACAGAGCCTGGTGGCGCGGGACAGCACCAGCACCTGGCCTGTCGCCGCGCAGAAGCTGCCGGACGTCGGCTACCTGCGACAGCTGAACGCTGAGGGGATCCTCGCGTTACGCCCGCAGCTGGTACTGGCCAGCGCGCAGGCGCAGCCCTCGCTGGTTTTACACAAGATACAGGCGAGAGGGGTGAAGGTGGTTAACGTGCCGGGCGGCGAAAGTCTGTCCGCGATCGATAACAAAGTGGCGGTCATTGCCGACGCGTTAGACAAAACGACGGCGGGCGACGCGCTGCGCCAGCAGCTCCAGCAGCAGATCGCCGCCATTCCCACGCGCCCTGCCGCCAAACGGGTGCTATTTATTCTCAGCCATGGCGGAATGAATACCCTGGTGGCCGGACAGCACACCGCGGCCGATGGCGCCATTCGCGCCGCCGGACTGCAGAACGCGATGCAGGGGTTCGATCACTATCGCGCCATGTCGCAGGAGGGGGTGGCCGCCAGCCAGGCGGATCTGGTGGTGATCTCCGCGGATGGTCTCAAAGGGATGGGCGGCGAAGCCGGGCTGTGGAAACTGCCCGGCCTGGCGCAGACCCCGGCAGGGCGTCATAAACAGCTGCTGACGATCGACGACATGGCCCTGCTCGGCTTCGCGCCGCGCACGCCGCAGGCGATAATCGCCCTGCGGAACAAAGCGGAGCAGTTGCCCTGA
- a CDS encoding hemin-degrading factor has translation MPNAHPDLWQRYQAAKATSPAKYARDIAAEMGVSEAELTAARLGHDAVRLSDDARALIADLERVGETKCICRNEYAVHEQVGQFTHQHLSGHAGLVLNPRALDLRLFLSQWASAFHLNDNGRQSIQFFDHHGDALLKVYATAQTDMAAWDTLIAEHRVAVPAPLALRPLEPVKYADTADGAALENDWRAMTDVHQFFGLLRKYQLSRQQAFRLVSDDLACRVDRHALPSLLETVRQEGNEIMIFVGNRGCVQIFTGALEKLAPMRGWLNIFNTTFTLHLREESIDEVWVTRKPTSDGHVTSVELFAKDGTQIAQLYGQRSEGHPEQAQWRQQVDRLTREGLPA, from the coding sequence ATGCCCAATGCCCACCCTGACCTGTGGCAGCGCTACCAGGCCGCCAAAGCGACCAGCCCCGCGAAATATGCCCGCGATATCGCCGCGGAAATGGGGGTCAGCGAAGCCGAGCTGACCGCCGCCCGCCTCGGCCACGATGCCGTACGCCTGAGCGATGACGCTCGGGCGCTGATTGCCGACCTGGAGCGCGTCGGCGAAACCAAATGCATCTGCCGCAACGAGTATGCCGTGCATGAGCAAGTGGGCCAGTTCACGCACCAGCACCTCAGCGGCCACGCCGGGCTGGTGCTGAACCCGCGCGCGCTCGACCTGCGCCTGTTCCTCAGCCAGTGGGCCAGCGCGTTCCATCTAAACGACAATGGCCGTCAGAGCATCCAGTTCTTCGACCACCACGGCGATGCCCTGCTGAAGGTCTATGCGACCGCGCAGACCGACATGGCGGCCTGGGACACCCTGATCGCGGAACATCGGGTGGCGGTACCGGCACCGCTGGCCCTGCGTCCGCTGGAGCCGGTGAAATATGCCGACACCGCCGACGGTGCCGCCCTGGAGAACGACTGGCGCGCGATGACCGACGTTCACCAGTTCTTCGGCCTGCTGCGTAAATATCAGCTTTCCCGCCAGCAGGCTTTCCGTCTGGTGAGCGACGACCTCGCCTGCCGCGTTGATCGCCATGCGCTGCCGTCGCTGCTGGAGACGGTGCGCCAGGAAGGTAATGAAATCATGATTTTCGTCGGCAATCGCGGCTGCGTGCAGATCTTCACCGGCGCCCTGGAAAAGCTGGCCCCCATGCGCGGCTGGCTGAATATTTTCAATACCACCTTTACCCTGCATCTGCGCGAGGAGAGCATCGATGAAGTGTGGGTGACCCGCAAGCCGACCTCGGACGGACACGTCACCAGCGTCGAACTGTTCGCCAAAGACGGCACCCAGATTGCCCAGCTCTATGGCCAGCGCAGCGAGGGCCACCCCGAGCAGGCACAATGGCGCCAGCAGGTAGACCGTCTGACCCGTGAAGGACTGCCGGCATGA
- a CDS encoding SelT/SelW/SelH family protein — protein sequence MNSKAAITITYCSQCNWMLRASWMAQELLHTFSTDIASVTLVPGTGGIFTIDIDGQQIWERKQDGGFPDAAELKRRVRDVCFPEKPLGHVEKADRQE from the coding sequence ATGAATTCAAAAGCGGCTATCACCATCACCTACTGTTCCCAGTGCAACTGGATGCTGCGCGCCAGCTGGATGGCGCAGGAGCTGTTACATACCTTCAGCACCGATATCGCCTCGGTGACGCTGGTGCCGGGGACCGGCGGGATCTTCACTATTGATATCGACGGCCAGCAGATTTGGGAGCGTAAGCAGGATGGTGGATTTCCGGATGCGGCAGAGCTAAAACGCCGGGTGCGCGATGTCTGCTTCCCGGAGAAGCCGCTGGGCCATGTGGAGAAAGCTGACCGGCAGGAATGA
- a CDS encoding thiamine pyrophosphate-requiring protein, producing the protein MASITLSAAELLLHRLQALDVAYIFINSGTDYPPVIEAWAKARATGQKVPELVICPHENAAIGMAHGYYLGTGKVQAVMVHTNVGLANAACGVINLANSNIPVLIFGGRTPISEHSHFGCRNTPIGYGQEMRDQAALIRESVKWDFELRLADQIGEHVDRAWAIASSLPKGPVYLSLPREPLCETFAIDEAALQAGPAQQPVRYAPTREDIARAAEAIARARHPVIFAQRGARTAEGFARLDSLVREWAIPLVEYWGTEVTLSADNPLLAGADPSAWLADADVILVVDSQAPWMIAEGDCRRDCTVIQMGPDPLFSRYPVRGYRADINLAGETDEVFGLLEEALHPLQAARQQHVAERAAYTLHRIQQQKNQRDALLHTSQTGAITKPWLSYCLGHLANQHHGRIVSELTTLPQFAGLTHAESYYQEALAGGLGEALPIALGLQLARREELIIAAVGDGSYLFANPAVCHHIAEVMKLPVLVVIGNNSGWGAVAGGTKALYPDGYAAQAETIPATAFTTSPDFAAIAASSRAAALSVSRAEDLPGVLEEAVSLIRTRRQSVLVDVQLAR; encoded by the coding sequence ATGGCCTCTATCACATTATCGGCTGCTGAACTGTTACTGCATCGGCTACAGGCGCTGGACGTGGCGTATATTTTTATTAACTCGGGCACCGATTATCCGCCGGTGATTGAAGCCTGGGCAAAGGCCCGGGCGACCGGGCAAAAAGTGCCCGAACTGGTGATCTGCCCGCATGAAAACGCCGCCATCGGCATGGCGCACGGCTACTACCTTGGCACCGGTAAGGTACAGGCGGTGATGGTTCACACCAACGTCGGGTTAGCCAACGCCGCCTGCGGCGTCATCAATCTGGCGAACAGCAATATTCCGGTGCTGATTTTTGGCGGCCGCACGCCGATAAGCGAACATTCCCACTTCGGCTGCCGCAATACGCCGATTGGCTACGGCCAGGAGATGCGCGACCAGGCGGCGCTCATTCGTGAATCGGTGAAGTGGGATTTTGAACTGCGGCTGGCCGATCAGATCGGCGAGCATGTCGATCGGGCCTGGGCGATTGCCAGCTCCCTGCCGAAAGGGCCGGTCTACCTGAGCTTACCGCGTGAACCGCTGTGCGAAACCTTTGCCATCGATGAAGCCGCGCTGCAGGCTGGCCCTGCACAACAACCGGTCCGCTATGCGCCTACCCGGGAAGACATCGCCCGGGCGGCCGAAGCAATAGCCCGCGCCAGACATCCCGTCATCTTCGCCCAGCGCGGCGCCCGAACGGCGGAAGGCTTTGCGCGCCTCGATAGTCTGGTGCGCGAATGGGCGATCCCGCTGGTGGAATACTGGGGCACCGAAGTCACCCTGAGCGCCGATAATCCCCTGCTCGCCGGGGCCGACCCCAGCGCCTGGCTTGCCGACGCCGATGTCATTCTGGTGGTCGACTCGCAGGCGCCGTGGATGATCGCCGAGGGCGACTGTCGCCGGGACTGCACGGTGATCCAGATGGGCCCCGACCCGCTCTTTTCCCGCTATCCGGTGCGCGGCTATCGCGCGGACATCAACCTGGCGGGCGAGACCGACGAAGTCTTTGGCCTGCTGGAAGAGGCTCTCCATCCGTTGCAGGCCGCCCGCCAGCAGCATGTGGCGGAGCGGGCGGCATATACTCTCCATCGGATCCAGCAACAGAAAAACCAGCGCGATGCGCTCTTGCATACCAGCCAGACCGGGGCCATTACCAAACCCTGGCTCAGCTACTGCCTCGGCCATCTGGCCAATCAGCATCACGGCCGGATCGTCTCTGAACTGACCACGCTGCCGCAGTTCGCCGGGCTGACCCACGCCGAGAGCTATTACCAGGAGGCGCTGGCCGGCGGCCTGGGCGAAGCCCTGCCCATCGCGCTGGGGCTGCAGCTTGCGCGCCGGGAAGAGCTGATTATTGCCGCCGTCGGCGACGGGTCGTACCTGTTCGCCAACCCTGCGGTCTGCCACCATATTGCCGAAGTGATGAAGCTCCCCGTGCTCGTCGTGATCGGGAATAATAGCGGATGGGGCGCCGTCGCGGGCGGCACCAAAGCGCTCTACCCGGACGGCTACGCAGCCCAGGCTGAGACCATCCCGGCCACCGCTTTTACCACCTCGCCGGATTTCGCCGCCATTGCCGCCTCCAGCCGCGCGGCGGCCCTGTCGGTTTCCCGGGCCGAAGATCTCCCCGGCGTGCTGGAAGAAGCGGTCTCCCTCATCCGCACCCGCCGACAAAGCGTGCTGGTTGACGTACAGTTAGCCCGCTAG
- a CDS encoding AEC family transporter, with translation MTQNNILLISGAILPVIITVIIGYISGKRKDFNWQQAGDINKIVMLYALPLSIFSNMVMTPRHIVMTMGPVAVAIILALILSFVIPLLAARYLFRRNLALSTLQALAIGSPAVPFIGTSVLAFLFGTVSASLITVSSITQNVFQLPLVMILMSVATGDKSQHISFGTRVINAIKQPVVWSPVIALLIVLADIHIPETISMSLGLLGKASGGLALFAAGIVLYTRSIVITTATIITVIARNILVPGACYLILLKMGFTMEQIKEVVLTMAIPVGSIAIIIAMQYKTGEQEMASTMALSIIASIITMGGFIFLTF, from the coding sequence ATGACACAGAACAATATTCTATTAATTTCAGGCGCTATATTACCGGTTATCATTACCGTCATCATCGGCTATATAAGCGGTAAACGAAAAGACTTTAACTGGCAACAGGCGGGAGACATCAATAAAATTGTGATGCTCTATGCATTACCGCTGAGTATTTTCAGCAATATGGTGATGACGCCGCGACACATCGTCATGACCATGGGCCCGGTCGCTGTAGCCATTATCCTGGCGTTGATCCTCAGTTTCGTTATTCCGTTATTAGCTGCCCGCTATCTGTTTCGACGCAATCTCGCCCTCAGCACCTTGCAAGCGCTGGCTATCGGTTCACCGGCAGTCCCTTTCATTGGCACGTCAGTGCTGGCCTTTTTATTCGGCACCGTCAGCGCATCTTTAATTACCGTTTCCAGTATTACGCAAAACGTTTTCCAGCTGCCGCTGGTGATGATACTGATGTCGGTCGCCACCGGCGATAAAAGCCAGCATATCTCCTTTGGCACACGGGTGATAAACGCCATTAAACAACCTGTGGTCTGGTCACCGGTTATCGCCCTGCTCATCGTGCTAGCGGATATCCATATTCCGGAGACTATCTCGATGTCGCTGGGTCTGCTGGGCAAAGCTTCTGGCGGATTGGCGCTGTTTGCCGCCGGTATCGTGCTCTATACGCGCAGCATTGTTATTACCACCGCCACCATTATCACGGTTATCGCCCGCAATATTCTGGTTCCCGGCGCCTGTTATCTCATTTTATTGAAAATGGGCTTCACCATGGAGCAAATCAAGGAAGTGGTATTGACGATGGCGATCCCGGTGGGTTCCATCGCGATAATTATTGCCATGCAGTATAAAACCGGCGAGCAGGAAATGGCCTCGACGATGGCGCTGAGTATTATTGCCTCCATCATTACGATGGGTGGATTTATTTTCTTAACCTTTTAA
- a CDS encoding LysR substrate-binding domain-containing protein produces MPMKFKQIQAFITVAHEGNMTLAAEKMGITQSGLSRLLLSLEADLSATLFERHKHGMALSEYGSAFLPYAMTMLNTEQKAREEIELIRGAGKGILRIGCVSSLLTSHFIDKLAVFHQRHPQIHLRIVDRIDSELFKLLLMHDIDIALCGPLPHDEKIVVRGKINWQDRICIVARQHHPLHQAADVTLEAMLDYPWIMPPPLSTPMNILEDIFRAHQLPCPQPVIECASSSAIKAFLCESDLLTSMPAPVYRHEEALGLLRPLEVEGSVFIRDFYAYSHFGVLSGAALQLIQHLKQ; encoded by the coding sequence ATGCCAATGAAATTTAAGCAGATTCAGGCGTTTATTACCGTCGCTCACGAAGGCAATATGACCCTGGCTGCGGAGAAAATGGGGATCACCCAGTCGGGACTGAGCCGGCTGCTATTGAGCCTGGAAGCGGACCTGAGCGCGACGTTATTCGAAAGACATAAGCATGGTATGGCGTTGAGCGAGTACGGTAGCGCCTTTTTACCCTATGCGATGACGATGCTGAATACCGAACAAAAAGCTCGTGAGGAGATTGAGCTTATCCGCGGCGCCGGGAAAGGCATCCTGCGGATTGGCTGCGTTTCCAGCCTGCTGACCAGCCATTTCATCGATAAACTGGCGGTTTTCCATCAGCGCCATCCCCAAATCCATCTGCGCATCGTCGATCGCATAGACTCCGAGCTGTTTAAATTATTGCTGATGCACGATATCGATATCGCCCTCTGCGGCCCCTTACCGCATGATGAGAAAATCGTGGTGCGCGGCAAAATCAACTGGCAGGACCGGATCTGCATCGTCGCCAGGCAGCACCATCCGCTGCATCAGGCGGCAGACGTCACTCTGGAGGCGATGCTGGACTATCCGTGGATCATGCCGCCGCCGTTAAGTACCCCGATGAACATCCTTGAGGATATCTTCCGCGCCCATCAGCTACCCTGTCCGCAGCCGGTTATCGAGTGCGCATCCTCCTCGGCCATTAAGGCCTTTCTGTGCGAAAGCGATCTGTTAACCTCGATGCCAGCCCCGGTTTACCGGCATGAAGAAGCGCTGGGTCTGCTACGCCCGCTTGAGGTTGAGGGCAGCGTCTTTATCCGCGATTTCTACGCCTACAGCCATTTCGGGGTGCTTTCCGGGGCGGCCTTACAGCTGATCCAGCATCTGAAGCAGTGA
- a CDS encoding nitrous oxide-stimulated promoter family protein translates to MGKRIEREKMTIQRMIALYQRRCPEALANNDHYQALNAYADKRLDKCVFGENKPACKQCPVHCYQPAKREEMKQIMRWAGPRMLWRHPILTIRHLLDDRRPVPALPEKYRPKK, encoded by the coding sequence ATGGGGAAGCGTATCGAACGGGAAAAGATGACGATTCAGCGGATGATTGCCCTCTACCAGCGGCGCTGTCCCGAGGCGCTGGCCAATAATGATCACTATCAGGCGCTGAACGCCTACGCCGACAAGCGCCTTGATAAATGCGTGTTTGGCGAGAACAAACCGGCCTGCAAGCAGTGTCCGGTACATTGCTACCAGCCGGCGAAGCGCGAAGAGATGAAGCAGATTATGCGCTGGGCCGGGCCGCGGATGCTCTGGCGCCACCCGATCCTCACTATTCGCCATCTGCTGGACGACAGGCGCCCGGTGCCGGCGCTGCCGGAAAAATACCGACCGAAAAAATAG